In Akkermansia muciniphila, one DNA window encodes the following:
- a CDS encoding ArsR/SmtB family transcription factor, whose protein sequence is MKSTLKTLKLLADPTRLRIINVLNEESLSVAELQEILGMGQSSISSQLAQLRQEGVVEDARSGKNVFYTLSLAGDLHNVALKACEELPEAETDKKALQVILDKRKNRTQAYFDEVVCRLGKNYAPGRSWKALAGALLRILNYDVVADLGAGEGFVSQLISPSAKQVIAVDNSPSMVELGQELARKHGLDNLEYRLGDIEAPPINPGTVDLALLSQALHHAQKPSRALEAAWNILKSGGCLVVLDLLQHGQEEARELYADRWLGFTPAALESMLKEAGFRNIHTDIVDREPDPPHFQTLMAAAWKP, encoded by the coding sequence ATGAAGTCAACCCTAAAAACGCTCAAACTCCTGGCAGATCCCACCCGCCTGCGCATCATCAACGTGCTGAATGAAGAATCCCTGAGCGTCGCGGAGCTTCAGGAAATTCTGGGCATGGGACAGAGCAGCATTTCCAGCCAGCTGGCCCAGCTCCGGCAGGAAGGAGTGGTGGAGGACGCCCGCTCTGGGAAAAACGTCTTTTACACTCTTTCCCTGGCAGGCGACCTGCACAACGTAGCTCTGAAAGCCTGCGAGGAACTGCCGGAGGCGGAAACGGACAAAAAAGCCCTTCAGGTCATCCTGGACAAGCGCAAAAACCGCACCCAGGCCTATTTTGACGAAGTAGTGTGCCGTCTGGGCAAAAACTACGCACCCGGCCGTTCCTGGAAAGCGCTGGCCGGAGCCCTGCTCCGCATTCTGAACTATGACGTAGTGGCGGATCTGGGGGCCGGGGAAGGCTTCGTTTCCCAGCTTATCTCCCCCAGCGCCAAACAGGTGATCGCCGTGGACAACTCCCCCAGCATGGTGGAGCTGGGGCAGGAGCTGGCGCGCAAACACGGGCTGGACAATCTGGAATACCGCCTGGGCGACATCGAAGCGCCGCCCATTAACCCCGGCACGGTGGATCTGGCTCTGCTCAGCCAGGCCCTGCATCATGCGCAGAAGCCGTCCAGGGCGCTGGAAGCCGCGTGGAACATTCTGAAATCCGGCGGTTGCCTGGTGGTGCTGGATCTGCTCCAGCATGGCCAGGAAGAGGCCCGTGAACTTTATGCGGACCGCTGGCTGGGCTTCACGCCCGCCGCCCTGGAAAGCATGCTGAAGGAAGCGGGATTCCGGAATATCCACACGGATATTGTGGACAGGGAGCCGGACCCGCCCCATTTCCAGACTCTGATGGCCGCCGCCTGGAAACCGTGA
- the metK gene encoding methionine adenosyltransferase, producing the protein MSRNTPHIFTSESVGEGHPDKVADYISDSILDACLAQDKTSRVACETLVKSNMVIIAGELTTKAVIDPEKIARQAIREIGYCNSQDDDVFHADTVFFTNLLTEQSPDIAQGVDAREAEGKGHAEQGAGDQGIMFGFATNETPELLPAPIVFAHKLLIELARRRKCGHVDWLRPDCKSQVAVAYGEDGRPKHIENVVISTQHTEDVDRGTIYSYCVKLIKNVLPAELLDERTEYFINPTGKFVVGGPHGDSGLTGRKIIVDTYGGMGRHGGGAFSGKDPSKVDRSAAYMCRWVAKHIVAAGLADKCELQVAYAIGYPTPVSIRVDTFGTGRVEEKSIEDALESIFSFKPADMVKQLNLLQPIYRKTTHYGHFTNPELPWEQLDETRLAFLKQLLH; encoded by the coding sequence ATGAGCAGAAACACCCCTCACATCTTTACGTCGGAATCCGTTGGAGAAGGCCATCCGGACAAGGTGGCCGACTACATTTCCGACTCTATTTTAGACGCCTGCCTGGCTCAAGACAAAACTAGCCGCGTTGCCTGTGAAACGCTGGTGAAAAGCAATATGGTCATCATTGCCGGAGAGCTGACGACCAAAGCGGTGATTGATCCGGAGAAAATCGCTCGCCAGGCCATTCGGGAGATTGGGTACTGCAACAGTCAGGACGACGATGTTTTCCATGCGGATACCGTCTTTTTCACGAACCTGCTCACGGAACAGTCTCCGGATATTGCGCAGGGGGTGGACGCCCGGGAGGCGGAGGGCAAGGGCCATGCGGAGCAGGGCGCCGGAGACCAGGGCATTATGTTCGGATTCGCAACGAATGAGACTCCGGAGCTGCTTCCGGCCCCCATCGTATTTGCGCACAAGCTGCTCATTGAGCTGGCCAGGCGGCGCAAATGCGGGCATGTGGACTGGCTGCGCCCGGACTGCAAGTCCCAGGTGGCTGTGGCCTATGGCGAAGACGGGCGTCCCAAGCATATTGAAAACGTAGTTATTTCCACCCAGCACACGGAAGACGTGGACCGTGGCACGATTTACTCATATTGCGTCAAACTCATTAAAAATGTGCTTCCTGCGGAATTGCTGGATGAGAGGACGGAATACTTCATCAATCCCACCGGGAAATTCGTGGTGGGAGGCCCCCACGGGGATTCCGGCCTGACGGGCCGCAAAATTATTGTGGACACGTACGGCGGCATGGGCCGCCACGGCGGCGGAGCCTTTTCCGGGAAAGACCCGTCCAAGGTGGACCGTTCCGCCGCGTATATGTGCCGCTGGGTCGCCAAACACATTGTGGCTGCCGGGCTGGCGGACAAATGTGAATTGCAGGTGGCCTACGCCATCGGCTACCCCACTCCGGTTTCCATCCGGGTGGATACGTTCGGCACGGGAAGAGTGGAGGAAAAATCCATTGAAGACGCGCTGGAAAGCATCTTTTCCTTCAAGCCTGCAGATATGGTGAAACAGTTGAACCTGCTTCAGCCCATTTACCGGAAGACGACGCACTACGGGCATTTCACCAATCCGGAGTTGCCCTGGGAACAGCTGGACGAAACGCGCCTGGCCTTCCTGAAACAACTTCTTCATTAA
- the ahcY gene encoding adenosylhomocysteinase: MFSETEQYKVRDIGLADFGRRELDIAEHEMPGLMAVREKYASARPLEGVRIMGSLHMTVQTAVLIETLTALGASVRWASCNIFSTQDHAAAAIAKSGTPVFAWKGETLREYWDCTWKAMNFPDGLGPQLIVDDGGDATLLIHRGYEMEEGSDWVDTPSESEEEEVIKALLKKIAAATPGIFHRWLPELKGVSEETTTGVHRLYQMQAAGRLLIPAINVNDSVTKSKFDNLYGCRESLVDGIKRATDVMVAGKVAVVCGYGDVGKGCAQSLRGMGAQVVVTEIDPICALQAAMEGYRVLTVEDTLGWADIYVTTTGNCNIIRIEHMEKMKDQAIVCNIGHFDNEIQVHKLQTYPGISHLNIKPQVDRYTFPSGNSLYLLAEGRLVNLGCATGHPSFVMSNSFANQVLAQLELWNTRKDRSVGVEVLPKVLDEEVARLHLAKIGCKLTVLRPEQADYIGVPVEGPYKPDFYRY; encoded by the coding sequence ATGTTTTCAGAAACGGAACAATACAAAGTGCGCGATATCGGCCTGGCGGATTTCGGCCGCAGGGAACTGGATATTGCGGAGCATGAGATGCCCGGCCTGATGGCCGTGCGCGAAAAGTACGCCTCCGCCAGGCCCCTGGAGGGCGTACGCATCATGGGCTCCCTGCACATGACGGTGCAGACGGCCGTGCTGATTGAAACGCTGACGGCTCTGGGCGCTTCCGTCCGCTGGGCGAGCTGCAACATTTTCTCCACCCAGGACCACGCCGCCGCCGCCATCGCCAAATCCGGCACGCCCGTGTTCGCCTGGAAGGGGGAGACGCTGCGGGAATACTGGGACTGCACGTGGAAGGCCATGAACTTTCCTGACGGGCTGGGGCCGCAGCTGATTGTGGATGACGGCGGAGACGCCACCCTGCTTATTCACCGCGGGTATGAAATGGAGGAAGGCTCCGACTGGGTGGATACCCCGTCGGAATCGGAGGAAGAGGAAGTCATCAAGGCCCTGTTGAAAAAGATTGCCGCGGCAACTCCGGGCATTTTCCATCGCTGGCTTCCCGAACTGAAGGGCGTTTCCGAGGAAACGACCACCGGCGTGCACCGCCTGTACCAGATGCAGGCCGCCGGTCGTCTGCTGATTCCGGCCATCAACGTGAACGATTCCGTAACCAAGTCCAAATTTGACAACCTGTACGGCTGCCGCGAGTCCCTGGTGGACGGCATCAAGCGCGCCACGGACGTTATGGTTGCCGGCAAGGTGGCCGTCGTCTGCGGCTACGGGGACGTGGGCAAGGGCTGCGCCCAGTCCCTGCGCGGCATGGGGGCCCAGGTGGTCGTGACGGAAATAGACCCCATCTGCGCCCTTCAGGCCGCCATGGAAGGCTACCGCGTGCTGACGGTGGAAGATACGCTGGGCTGGGCGGATATTTACGTGACCACCACGGGAAACTGCAACATCATCCGCATCGAACACATGGAAAAGATGAAGGACCAGGCCATTGTCTGCAACATCGGCCACTTCGACAATGAAATCCAGGTGCACAAGCTCCAGACGTATCCCGGCATCAGTCATCTTAACATCAAGCCCCAGGTGGACCGCTACACGTTCCCGTCCGGCAACAGCCTGTATCTTCTGGCGGAAGGCCGCCTGGTCAACCTGGGCTGCGCTACGGGCCATCCCAGCTTCGTGATGTCCAACAGCTTCGCCAACCAGGTGCTGGCCCAGCTGGAGCTGTGGAATACCCGTAAAGACCGTTCCGTGGGCGTGGAAGTGCTGCCCAAGGTGCTGGATGAGGAAGTGGCGCGGCTGCACCTCGCCAAAATCGGGTGCAAGCTGACTGTCCTGCGTCCGGAGCAGGCGGACTACATCGGCGTTCCGGTGGAAGGGCCTTATAAACCGGACTTTTACAGGTATTAA
- a CDS encoding protoporphyrinogen/coproporphyrinogen oxidase: MMKYAVIGAGVSGLSMAGMLLKRGHEVVVYERDSRPGGLIKCTEVQGNLYHRVGGHVFNSRRQEVLDWFWSRFDRERDFVSARRRAVISLEGGAVVDYPIENHLDQFPEAVRSSIVHELLELYRNPPAEPRSLGEFFLNRFGKTLNSLYFTPYNNKVWRQDISQIAMDWLENKLPMPGVAEILLNNIGHIDESVMVHSSFFYAKNGGSQFLADTLARGLKVRYREEAVNILPKDGKWLIQGELFDRVVFTGNVRQLGDCFPCVDELRPFFPRISELRSHGTTSVLCRISPNDYSWIYMPSPSHRSHRIICTGNFSRNNNNGDITTATIEFSEQMAAGEIRRQLELIPFSPVYLAHHWEEYTYPVQDASSRTLIRELKERLEPKGIYLLGRFAEWEYYNMDAAIGAALDLDKRLAAKQMPRG, from the coding sequence ATGATGAAATATGCTGTGATCGGAGCCGGGGTTTCCGGATTGTCCATGGCCGGAATGTTGCTGAAGAGAGGTCATGAGGTGGTTGTTTATGAAAGGGACTCCCGGCCCGGCGGCCTGATTAAATGCACGGAGGTGCAGGGTAATCTGTATCATCGGGTGGGCGGGCATGTGTTCAATTCCCGGCGGCAGGAGGTGCTGGACTGGTTTTGGTCCCGGTTTGACAGGGAGCGCGATTTTGTTTCCGCCCGGCGCCGGGCGGTTATTTCCCTGGAGGGTGGGGCTGTGGTGGATTATCCCATTGAAAACCACCTCGACCAGTTTCCCGAGGCCGTCCGTTCCTCTATCGTCCATGAGTTGCTGGAACTTTACAGGAATCCTCCCGCGGAGCCCCGCTCCCTGGGAGAGTTTTTTCTGAACCGTTTCGGGAAAACCCTGAACAGCCTTTATTTCACGCCATACAATAACAAGGTGTGGAGGCAGGATATCAGCCAAATTGCCATGGATTGGCTGGAAAACAAGCTTCCCATGCCGGGTGTGGCGGAAATCCTGCTGAACAATATTGGGCACATCGATGAAAGCGTCATGGTGCACAGTTCTTTCTTTTATGCGAAAAACGGCGGTTCCCAGTTTCTGGCGGATACGCTGGCTCGCGGCCTTAAGGTCAGGTACCGGGAGGAAGCCGTAAATATCCTCCCGAAGGACGGGAAATGGCTCATACAGGGAGAGTTGTTTGACAGAGTTGTCTTTACGGGGAATGTCAGGCAGCTTGGGGATTGTTTCCCCTGCGTGGACGAATTGCGCCCGTTTTTCCCCCGGATTTCAGAATTGCGCTCTCACGGAACCACTTCCGTGCTTTGCCGGATCTCCCCTAATGACTACAGCTGGATTTACATGCCCTCTCCGTCCCACCGTTCCCACCGGATCATTTGCACGGGGAATTTTTCCAGAAATAATAATAACGGGGACATCACCACCGCGACTATTGAATTTTCCGAGCAAATGGCGGCAGGGGAAATCAGGCGCCAGCTGGAGCTTATTCCCTTTTCCCCTGTGTATCTGGCTCATCACTGGGAAGAATACACCTATCCCGTTCAGGATGCCTCCAGCCGGACCCTCATCAGGGAACTAAAGGAGCGCCTGGAACCGAAAGGCATTTATTTATTAGGCCGTTTTGCGGAGTGGGAATACTACAACATGGATGCGGCCATTGGCGCGGCCCTTGATTTGGATAAAAGGCTGGCTGCGAAGCAGATGCCGCGGGGATGA
- a CDS encoding sulfatase family protein: MRPLKTIVAGTLALLAAVPLSAQTRAAENKKPNILFIITDDHAYQTLGTGKDDSPVALPNFNKLGRQGMVFDRSYCANSLCGPSRACILTGRHSHMNGFVFNGQKPLDGSQPTYPKMLQKAGYQTGLFGKWHLESNPTGFDTWEIFPGQGSYYNPDFISLKPDGKRQTKRFPGYATDVVTDKSIQWLENRDKNKPFLLVVGHKAPHRAWCPALRHLGKVDTSGMTPPANFHDDYANRPEFLKKNQQTVANHMAIYSDLKVLKDQVPEEMRKSIVSPGYGWDLGELNRMTPEEKKTWTDYYAKRTKSLVDGMKSGKLKDPKAFAEWKWHAYMEDYLGCLLSVDDSIGRLMEYLDKEGLAKDTLVIYCGDQGFYMGEHGMYDKRWIFEESLRMPLIMRWPGKIPAGICNNAMVQNIDYAPTIVSAAGADTPENMNTFQGVSLLPTAFTGKTPDNWRDAIYYCFYENPGEHNAPRHDGIRTDRYTLSYIWTSGEWMLFDMKKDPMQMKNVIDDPAYKTTVEQLKKRYHELRKAYKVPENSPGGKGTPIPKFDASW, encoded by the coding sequence ATGAGACCCTTGAAAACTATCGTCGCCGGAACTCTGGCCCTGCTGGCGGCAGTTCCCCTGTCAGCCCAAACCAGGGCCGCGGAAAATAAGAAACCGAACATCCTCTTTATCATTACGGACGACCACGCCTACCAGACGCTGGGCACCGGCAAAGACGATTCCCCCGTCGCCCTGCCCAACTTCAACAAACTGGGACGCCAGGGCATGGTTTTTGACCGCAGCTACTGCGCCAACTCCCTGTGCGGCCCCTCCCGCGCCTGTATCCTGACCGGCAGGCATTCCCACATGAACGGCTTTGTCTTCAACGGCCAGAAACCGCTGGACGGCTCCCAGCCCACCTACCCGAAAATGCTGCAGAAAGCCGGATACCAGACGGGCCTTTTCGGCAAATGGCACCTGGAATCAAATCCCACCGGGTTCGACACGTGGGAAATCTTCCCCGGCCAGGGCAGCTACTACAATCCGGACTTTATCAGCCTCAAGCCGGACGGCAAACGCCAGACGAAGCGATTTCCCGGCTATGCCACGGACGTGGTCACGGACAAATCCATCCAGTGGCTGGAAAACCGGGACAAGAACAAGCCCTTCCTGCTCGTTGTGGGCCACAAGGCTCCCCACCGCGCCTGGTGCCCTGCTCTGCGCCACCTGGGCAAGGTGGACACCTCCGGCATGACGCCGCCCGCCAACTTCCATGACGACTACGCCAACCGTCCGGAATTCCTGAAGAAAAACCAGCAGACCGTCGCCAATCACATGGCGATTTATTCCGACCTCAAAGTGCTTAAGGACCAGGTTCCGGAAGAGATGCGCAAAAGCATCGTTTCCCCCGGCTACGGCTGGGATCTGGGCGAACTGAACCGCATGACGCCGGAAGAAAAGAAAACCTGGACGGACTATTACGCCAAGCGCACCAAGTCCCTGGTGGACGGCATGAAATCCGGAAAACTGAAGGACCCGAAAGCGTTTGCGGAATGGAAATGGCATGCCTACATGGAGGATTATCTGGGGTGCCTTCTGTCCGTGGACGACAGCATCGGCCGCCTTATGGAATATCTGGACAAAGAGGGGCTCGCGAAAGACACGCTGGTCATCTACTGCGGAGACCAGGGGTTCTACATGGGAGAACACGGCATGTACGACAAGCGCTGGATTTTTGAAGAATCCCTCCGCATGCCCCTCATCATGAGATGGCCCGGCAAAATTCCCGCGGGCATCTGCAACAACGCCATGGTGCAAAACATCGACTACGCCCCCACCATCGTTTCCGCGGCAGGGGCGGACACCCCGGAAAACATGAATACCTTCCAGGGCGTATCCCTGCTTCCCACCGCTTTCACGGGCAAGACTCCCGACAACTGGAGGGATGCCATTTACTACTGTTTTTACGAAAATCCCGGCGAACACAACGCCCCGCGCCACGACGGCATCCGGACGGACCGCTACACGCTTTCCTACATCTGGACCAGCGGAGAATGGATGCTCTTTGACATGAAAAAGGATCCCATGCAAATGAAAAACGTCATTGACGATCCTGCCTACAAAACTACGGTGGAGCAGCTCAAGAAGCGTTACCACGAACTTCGTAAAGCCTATAAAGTCCCGGAAAACAGCCCCGGAGGCAAGGGAACGCCTATCCCCAAATTCGACGCTTCCTGGTAA
- a CDS encoding RecQ family ATP-dependent DNA helicase: MLSSTLEDTLRLFGKERFRPMQRELVECALEGRSCIGILPTGSGKSLCYQIPAVLGNGLTVVVSPLIALMRDQVAGLERLGVAAARYDSTLAEEDKAALMDRLTSGSVRLLFAAPESLESPWIRQAMELVPPGLFVVDEAHCLSEWGHSFRPDYLGLPGFFKKHGFRCVMALTATATERVCRDLAGLFGVRDECIFRAAPYRANIFRQVETLREQDKTARLVELLKEEGRRPAVVYTRTRKDAENLSYELGKAGFSVKSYHAGMPPETRGLVQDEFLAGAADVLVATIAFGMGIDKPDVRSVVHYHPPASLEAYVQESGRAGRDGLPSFTLVMLSARDSVAAVNRLHAAEPDRYGMKGLVSLLSRRGEHIISLYEASSVYDLPDVAVDRMLFDLKRSGSVREQGTGHKYYKVRPLFRMEEILCGRSREECARLQWMDMRRQGEVEDLAVEWGISWEEAAAWLGDLALSGEWKVEMRQAALHLYSEGFDAEEATEEFAQYFSRSRLNGLERWKTCVSTLTSSACLNRSLDAYFGFRDASGPCGHCPACCGMEPAAMEEEEPSPLPEELRSAVMELAGQRKPALARPSQLARFLLGLASPAAMRARLWSHPLYGALADRKWEDVWIEAHALLGS; the protein is encoded by the coding sequence ATGCTTTCCTCTACTCTGGAAGACACGCTGCGTTTGTTCGGCAAGGAGCGGTTCCGTCCCATGCAGAGGGAGCTGGTGGAGTGTGCGCTGGAGGGCCGTTCCTGCATCGGTATTTTGCCTACGGGTTCCGGCAAGAGCCTTTGCTATCAGATTCCGGCGGTGCTTGGAAACGGGCTGACGGTTGTGGTTTCTCCGCTGATTGCCCTGATGCGCGACCAGGTGGCGGGGCTGGAAAGACTGGGGGTGGCCGCCGCCAGGTATGATTCGACCCTAGCGGAGGAAGATAAGGCCGCCCTGATGGACAGATTGACGTCCGGAAGCGTCCGCCTTCTGTTTGCCGCGCCGGAATCTCTGGAATCCCCGTGGATTCGGCAGGCCATGGAGCTTGTCCCTCCCGGCTTGTTCGTGGTGGATGAGGCTCATTGCCTTTCGGAATGGGGGCACAGTTTCCGTCCGGATTATCTGGGGCTGCCCGGTTTTTTCAAAAAGCACGGATTCCGCTGCGTTATGGCGTTGACGGCCACGGCTACGGAGCGGGTGTGCCGCGATCTGGCCGGCCTGTTTGGCGTGCGCGATGAATGTATTTTCCGGGCTGCTCCGTACCGTGCGAATATTTTCCGCCAGGTGGAAACGTTGAGGGAGCAGGATAAGACCGCGCGGCTGGTTGAATTGTTGAAAGAGGAAGGCCGCCGTCCCGCCGTGGTGTACACGCGGACCCGCAAAGATGCGGAAAACCTTTCCTACGAATTGGGGAAAGCCGGTTTTTCCGTCAAGTCCTACCATGCGGGCATGCCTCCGGAAACGCGGGGGCTGGTTCAGGACGAGTTTCTGGCAGGCGCGGCGGACGTGCTGGTGGCGACGATTGCTTTCGGCATGGGGATTGACAAGCCGGACGTGCGTTCCGTAGTGCATTACCATCCCCCCGCCAGTCTGGAGGCGTATGTTCAGGAATCCGGCCGTGCGGGCCGCGACGGTCTTCCTTCCTTCACCCTGGTGATGTTGTCCGCCCGCGACAGCGTGGCCGCAGTCAACCGGCTGCATGCGGCGGAGCCGGACCGGTACGGCATGAAAGGGCTGGTATCCCTGTTGTCCCGCAGGGGGGAGCACATTATTTCCCTGTATGAGGCTTCCTCCGTTTATGATTTGCCGGATGTGGCGGTGGACCGGATGCTGTTTGACCTGAAGCGTTCCGGTTCCGTACGGGAGCAGGGGACGGGGCACAAGTACTACAAGGTGCGCCCTCTGTTCCGGATGGAAGAAATCCTGTGCGGCCGCAGCAGGGAGGAATGCGCCCGGCTGCAATGGATGGATATGCGCCGGCAGGGGGAGGTGGAAGATCTGGCCGTGGAATGGGGAATTTCATGGGAAGAAGCCGCCGCCTGGCTTGGAGACCTGGCTCTTTCCGGAGAATGGAAAGTGGAGATGCGCCAGGCAGCCCTTCATCTGTATTCGGAAGGGTTTGACGCGGAAGAGGCTACGGAGGAATTTGCGCAGTATTTTTCCAGATCCCGGCTAAACGGGCTGGAACGCTGGAAAACCTGCGTTTCCACGCTGACGTCTTCCGCCTGCCTGAATAGAAGCCTGGATGCCTATTTCGGTTTCCGGGACGCATCCGGACCTTGCGGGCATTGCCCTGCGTGCTGCGGGATGGAGCCCGCGGCCATGGAAGAAGAGGAACCCTCCCCGTTACCGGAAGAGCTGCGTTCCGCCGTCATGGAGCTGGCGGGGCAGAGAAAGCCCGCGCTGGCCCGTCCTTCCCAGTTGGCGCGCTTTTTGCTGGGGCTGGCTTCCCCCGCGGCCATGCGCGCCCGGTTGTGGAGCCATCCGCTTTACGGGGCGTTGGCGGACAGGAAATGGGAAGACGTGTGGATTGAGGCGCATGCCTTGTTGGGGAGTTAG
- a CDS encoding glycosyltransferase: MRWYTCTPVSFKGDHTFFSRDSGAFCKAFQKIGVKSRAIMPAPAREGDDPDLIRTEYANLENPAWWKSLGIDGLVLYAWGMGKYLPIARAIHDAGIFLVIYMDSSGLFFPWQYWLPIAKNMYIKDVFIHGKIKGSAFFLLRLLKQHTWNLASRGRRKHLDSGDVVAFPIPSALQSVADREWLYGKSIVRKLLLVPNPISSTCRFAGEKRNIIMAVGRWDDLLYKRPGLLMSTLEQALVHAPEWEAEIYGNLPPFLREWHGNLPQGLRSRIHLAGYIPNIELQKKQSLAKISLCTSLSEGTHLASAEALCAGASVVGPCLTPQLNCLQWYVSHDSGTLSPQDSPESLSQALLEEIRAWDSGKRNPEEISRYWGSLLHAENSCKRIIAACEAAQGGKAGL; encoded by the coding sequence ATGAGATGGTACACATGCACACCGGTTTCCTTCAAAGGAGACCATACCTTCTTTTCCCGTGATTCAGGCGCTTTCTGCAAGGCCTTCCAGAAAATCGGAGTGAAGAGCAGGGCCATCATGCCCGCACCTGCCCGGGAAGGAGATGATCCCGACCTCATCCGCACGGAATACGCCAACCTGGAAAACCCCGCCTGGTGGAAGTCCCTGGGTATTGACGGCTTGGTCCTGTACGCGTGGGGAATGGGCAAATACCTTCCCATCGCCAGAGCCATCCATGACGCGGGAATTTTTCTGGTAATCTACATGGACTCCTCCGGACTGTTCTTTCCGTGGCAATACTGGCTTCCCATTGCGAAAAACATGTATATCAAAGACGTTTTCATCCACGGAAAAATCAAAGGTTCCGCTTTTTTCCTGCTGCGCCTCCTGAAACAGCATACATGGAACCTCGCCAGCAGGGGACGCAGAAAACATTTGGATTCAGGAGACGTGGTCGCTTTCCCCATTCCGTCCGCCCTCCAATCCGTCGCAGACAGGGAATGGCTCTATGGAAAATCCATCGTCCGGAAACTGCTCCTGGTTCCCAACCCCATTTCTTCCACCTGCCGCTTTGCCGGAGAGAAGCGCAACATCATCATGGCCGTAGGCCGCTGGGACGATCTTCTCTATAAACGCCCCGGACTGCTGATGTCCACGCTGGAACAGGCTCTTGTCCACGCCCCGGAATGGGAAGCGGAAATTTACGGCAATCTCCCTCCTTTTCTCCGGGAATGGCACGGCAACCTTCCGCAAGGCCTTCGCTCCCGCATTCATCTGGCCGGCTATATCCCAAACATTGAGCTGCAAAAGAAACAATCCCTGGCCAAAATCAGTCTTTGCACCTCCCTGTCCGAGGGAACGCACCTTGCCTCCGCAGAAGCGTTGTGCGCCGGAGCCTCTGTCGTAGGGCCCTGCCTCACCCCCCAGCTGAACTGCCTGCAATGGTACGTTTCCCATGATTCAGGCACGCTCAGCCCGCAGGATTCTCCGGAAAGCCTCTCCCAAGCGCTGCTGGAAGAAATACGCGCCTGGGACTCAGGAAAACGCAACCCTGAGGAAATATCCCGCTACTGGGGTTCCCTGCTGCATGCGGAAAATTCCTGCAAACGCATTATTGCCGCCTGTGAAGCCGCCCAAGGCGGAAAAGCCGGCCTCTAA
- a CDS encoding glycosyltransferase family 4 protein, translating into MQRPRILHIFSRYSEVGGEEICFHAITEALGAIADVTPFVYSTEELRRSPHGSLTKMSYMLHNRDVEKKLRECLRENHYDAWIIHNTFPAMSPCVYELALNQPAPVIHYMHNYRSGCLNGVFYRNGAPCFSCQGGNYLPGIMRACWRKNAAYSSLAAAVLHQTRRTGTWNRFSSYIAISQRQRELLIQTGIPENKIRVIPHFIRQHPSPAPGAPRRDVLYAGRLTQEKGVLQLVQAWELLSPPGRMLYLMGDGPLRGELERYISSRHLESIRLTGFIPHEEQGAVRAACGLSIAPSLWEETFGMVVLESWLHGTPVIVTPNGGLPELITHGRNGWIAQKPSVESLAETLRTALKEEERWPSMGAHGQQLLSSTYSPAAWLRSMEALLDELHVFHSPSTPAIS; encoded by the coding sequence ATGCAACGTCCACGCATTCTACATATTTTCAGCCGTTACAGCGAGGTTGGAGGGGAAGAAATCTGCTTCCATGCCATTACGGAGGCGTTGGGCGCCATAGCGGACGTCACTCCCTTTGTTTACTCAACGGAGGAACTGCGCCGGAGCCCCCACGGCTCCCTGACGAAAATGAGTTATATGCTCCACAACAGGGATGTGGAGAAAAAACTGCGCGAATGCCTGCGGGAAAACCACTATGACGCATGGATCATCCACAATACGTTCCCGGCCATGTCTCCCTGCGTCTATGAACTGGCCCTGAATCAGCCCGCTCCCGTCATCCATTATATGCACAATTACCGCTCCGGCTGCCTCAACGGAGTTTTTTACCGGAACGGAGCGCCCTGCTTTTCCTGTCAGGGCGGCAACTATCTCCCCGGCATCATGCGCGCCTGTTGGAGAAAAAACGCCGCGTACTCCTCTCTGGCAGCCGCCGTCCTGCATCAAACGCGCCGCACGGGAACCTGGAACCGCTTTTCCTCCTACATTGCCATCAGCCAACGCCAGCGGGAGCTTCTCATCCAGACCGGAATACCGGAGAATAAAATCAGGGTTATCCCGCATTTCATCCGGCAACATCCTTCCCCCGCCCCCGGAGCGCCCCGCCGGGACGTCCTTTACGCCGGACGCCTGACGCAGGAAAAAGGAGTCCTGCAACTGGTGCAGGCGTGGGAACTCCTGTCCCCCCCTGGCCGCATGCTCTACCTGATGGGAGACGGCCCCCTGCGCGGGGAACTGGAGCGTTATATCTCTTCCCGCCATCTTGAATCCATCCGCCTGACCGGATTCATTCCCCATGAGGAACAAGGAGCCGTCCGCGCCGCCTGCGGCCTTTCCATAGCGCCCTCCCTCTGGGAGGAAACCTTCGGTATGGTTGTCCTGGAATCATGGCTCCACGGCACGCCCGTCATCGTTACCCCGAACGGAGGCCTGCCGGAACTCATCACCCACGGCAGAAACGGCTGGATTGCGCAGAAACCTTCCGTGGAATCCCTGGCGGAGACGCTGCGCACCGCCCTGAAGGAAGAAGAACGCTGGCCGTCCATGGGCGCGCACGGGCAACAACTTTTGTCCTCCACATACTCCCCCGCCGCATGGCTCCGGTCCATGGAAGCCCTTCTTGACGAGCTTCACGTTTTCCATTCACCTTCCACCCCCGCAATATCATGA